A window from Scheffersomyces stipitis CBS 6054 chromosome 7, complete sequence encodes these proteins:
- a CDS encoding putative vesicle coat protein: MSIRKSTTSPVSGTDRADLNDSFAVSEAEPSQLHGHVEYGADVSVGVEDASGFTAEDAFQVGGEEDEEQVSTVTNGAVVPQSVVAAESADEDVLSRSTKKEEFLPESTSIAEPVKSDVITNVIDANADTGLDDDPWMKDGTPEFPPADENLPEVPPVAETKVETSKSIAKQQIYGEKVEDFTENSASPQEVDSKQTSSTIADFIPTPEHIHSNLHTSETENEPIKQSQLPWESHVEQIEALPWEEQPQKVEHVLPWEEKPDEVSQKDEALPWEERRVEHPEQAAESTLPWEEQPNVEEFQAHEPALPWEERPEVEESSLPWEEKVGESQGQEAALPWEEQQEVEVSSLLLEEKVRESSLPWEGEEGESQAQESKLPWEEQRIQSTPPSEEQVLEPVEGSSLPVEEKDSTEGSLPWNQHHEGEAQEILPWEQSTKPQDTQPQVSQEELHDYSVSNVISQSEIVEEQAQPVSQAYESQFLAGFFTERRPEQESETKQESLDELFEKDEDFLPELKQPVEQSTQTSKPKEFNLPELDLDDDLLLDDDLLDDDEPELVPEPVAPVEPIQEAIQNNVAKSPRQTYIPTQPHHNMYAPQISRTDTGEYVKKLEENKKRNDAYDFPDILMPPKVKPAPRHHQPTTKYSQPVASPNLSNIPSAPPATTIPPPVSIGIEASKKELPTTPQVAPGKPKSFFEELPVSMPKKAARAAPVKAVNQPHIQKSPQISNTPISASSKPAPVNPYMPSNTQKQNPHSPLQGSQYSFPRKTSSGLAPPPALNQYAPPSSNQYATVSAQVQPGLPQSSLPQSGMSQPGLQPFPQPQGHLVPPNLVAPQIQNSPLGQPQQTHNYAPPINTNVARAQGNLSATSPYVPNAGPYAPNNHNRSHSRASSLVGGGKGKEINPYAPALPPVSHSGTSPSIAQSSLTSRNRGISNPRNIYSKAQPAPKISNPNSLNQRQFPIFNWSNSQKVVTLIPNSSHNLYESHGESIRVRAAIDLLKDKEMYSTFPGPLSKSKTKRKDVEKWLESNIALLTTNSIENQDEYLLNQVLLEAVKFEGGFNSHEFIKAVCMVLNPTADYNTPGDISGMTSVSANAYKLDNAGIGIVFGLIQGGHIDKALEFTLSKGDWALALVVSNFAGHDRFAKVAADYARFSFPYQKSNNKIHHIIPILLKLAVGNVKSVIDDLNAVATEGEYASHHWREIVSSVIISGVSKSQDFLVEFGKFLGLHHNIAASEICYVIAGLPLSPQALQPSGIVVSVIGSLTGTSMYTEVYEYILKISTVFVQQGVGIIPHLLPLKLKHATVLADYGLFNESQKYIDSINNNMKTLGNRSPYLNAAFIHELQSLIVRLQELGSSESSWFSGKMSKVNLDNIWGQIDKFIGGEEPKSKSGENGVFSKFSPSVSRNTSTLDFTAMNVSSNKYPHSSPQMPSGQFGSSSIAPSTADGVSVPVTRAMPPLQSFNSTPAINTLSMNSKYSLPHLQQTKNASFSVHSQSTQVPPSHHSTPQQSHVHPNVPLHHAAESKYSPSNASPQVPDSTASPYVPPVKRTTPRVAAKAVNATGPYVYANPEGHVSNSSIGSHRQHGYHPPTSQTPTVNAKRHSVASVISNEATPNSEVIHSHHNHSPSIQSDISMDYPSEFKPPPAVKQIVDHKLVSALNDHAPDTIDESPEFKSEAIVEKVPPLSASQEVSGQPSAASTSVPSSEKAATVDDETTSSAASAPPPQSKASLKKPAKVNPYAPGANRSGTARKSKYGPPTGASSSKYSVPANLAQQDEPINDDTLKYGSMFDYSGYKTGEPTVADNDNVEPPTQSETTSKHAAEEDVTELIVEPKPSIPESPSAPKIVREPETSAPPHFKQPESHFAPFGYNTPLKARTKHYANIDDSFDNSEVSGDQDLTDIHTPRKRPLILNNGPPQLTGKESMFNPYQGDSGVNKFGLDFPIPGSPDYTTRANSVVDQPGYFSSRLSQSQQSALYQQYEVEDDTVRDYVPTVEEDDEEDEDEEDRDKKRLQEEEEKRAKAASEEAKKKASEAAAKRDPGRGWFNWSGKNDGKPKPIKAKLGNPSTFYYDEKHKRWLDKSRPIEEQLQAAAPPPPPAMKKKAPAASSNITASSGPPSAGPPPGINPSGVAPTAAPSGPPSAPSGVTSGPPSIGTGPSNGAGGPPFAKATSVQSSAPSLANAGLDDLLSMGGSSVAGGTRKAKRNTRRGHINVFDKK; encoded by the coding sequence ATGAGCATCCGTAAGAGCACGACATCTCCGGTTTCTGGAACCGATCGGGCCGATCTCAACGACAGCTTCGCCGTTTCGGAAGCAGAACCTTCACAACTTCATGGCCATGTAGAGTACGGAGCAGACGTGTCAGTaggagttgaagatgcGTCTGGTTTCACAGCTGAAGACGCGTTTCAAGTCGGGGgcgaagaagacgaagagcAGGTATCCACTGTGACCAATGGCGCAGTCGTACCACAATCCGTAGTGGCAGCAGAATCCGCAGACGAAGACGTGTTGCTGAGATCCACCAAAAAGGAAGAGTTTCTTCCGGAATCGACTTCAATTGCAGAACCTGTTAAGCTGGATGTTATTACAAATGTCATCGACGCCAACGCCGATACTGGCCTTGATGATGATCCATGGATGAAAGATGGCACGCCAGAGTTCCCCCCCGCAGACGAAAACCTCCCAGAAGTGCCTCCAGTAGCAGAAACAAAAGTAGAGACGTCAAAAAGTATCGCCAAGCAGCAAATATATGGAGAAAAGGTGGAAGATTTCACTGAAAATTCGGCTTCTCCACAGGAAGTCGATTCGAAGCAAACATCAAGCACCATAGCAGACTTTATTCCAACGCCAGAGCATATTCATTCAAATCTTCATACTAGTgaaacagaaaatgaaCCTATTAAACAGTCTCAATTGCCTTGGGAAAGCCATGTAGAACAGATAGAAGCATTACCATGGGAAGAACAGCCACAAAAGGTTGAACATGTACTACCATGGGAAGAAAAACCCGATGAAGTATCACAGAAAGATGAAGCTTTGCCATGGGAAGAGCGAAGAGTAGAACACCCAGAACAAGCCGCAGAGTCTACATTGCCATGGGAAGAACAACCtaatgtagaagaatttcaaGCTCACGAACCTGCATTACCATGGGAAGAACGACCCGAGGTAGAAGAGTCTTCATTACCTTGGGAGGAAAAAGTTGGAGAATCTCAAGGCCAGGAAGCTGCATTACCTTGGGAggaacaacaagaagtcgAAGTATCATCATTACTCTTAGAGGAAAAAGTTAGAGAATCTTCGTTGCCTTGGGAGGGGGAAGAAGGAGAATCTCAAGCTCAAGAATCTAAGTTACCTTGGGAAGAGCAAAGAATACAATCTACACCACCTTCGGAAGAACAAGTATTAGAACCTGTAGAGGGTTCTTCATTGCctgtggaagaaaaagatcTGACAGAAGGATCATTGCCGTGGAACCAACATCACGAAGGGGAAGCACAAGAGATTTTACCATGGGAACAAAGCACGAAACCACAAGATACGCAACCACAAGTATCACAGGAAGAACTACATGATTACTCTGTTTCGAATGTAATTTCACAAAGTGAGATTGTGGAAGAACAAGCCCAGCCTGTATCACAGGCTTACGAAAGTCAGTTTTTGGCTGGTTTCTTTACTGAACGTCGCCCGGAACAAGAATCTGAAACCAAACAAGAGTCGTTAGATGAGTTGTTTGAGAAGGACGAAGACTTTCTTCCAGAATTAAAGCAACCTGTTGAACAAAGCACTCAAACTTCGAAACCAAAGGAGTTCAACTTACCGGAATTGGATCTTGACGACGATTTACTTTTGGATGATGACTTGTTAGACGATGACGAACCTGAACTTGTTCCAGAACCTGTAGCGCCAGTGGAGccaattcaagaagctATCCAGAATAATGTTGCCAAGTCTCCACGTCAGACTTACATTCCAACTCAGCCTCATCATAACATGTATGCTCCTCAAATCAGCAGAACAGATACTGGAGAGTATGTAaaaaaacttgaagaaaacaagaagaggaaCGATGCTTACGACTTTCCAGACATTTTGATGCCACCGAAAGTTAAACCTGCTCCGAGACATCATCAGCCTACTACCAAATACTCGCAACCAGTAGCATCACCAAATCTTTCCAACATCCCGTCTGCTCCACCTGCAACTACTATTCCTCCACCTGTGAgtattggaattgaagCATCTAAGAAGGAGCTTCCTACAACTCCTCAAGTCGCACCAGGAAAGCCcaagtctttctttgaGGAACTTCCTGTTTCAATGCCCAAGAAAGCTGCAAGAGCAGCACCCGTAAAGGCTGTCAACCAGCCACATATCCAGAAGTCTCCACAGATTAGTAATACGCCAATCAGTGCGAGCTCAAAACCAGCACCAGTAAATCCGTATATGCCTAGTAATACTCAAAAACAGAATCCTCATTCTCCTCTTCAAGGCTCTCAATACTCGTTTCCAAGGAAGACCAGTTCTGGGTTGGCACCGCCACCAGCTTTGAATCAATATGCTCCTCCTTCTCTGAATCAATATGCAACAGTATCTGCACAAGTTCAACCAGGACTTCCTCAGTCAAGCTTGCCGCAATCAGGAATGTCTCAGCCTGGATTGCAACCCTTCCCACAACCTCAGGGTCATTTGGTTCCTCCCAACTTAGTGGCTCCTCAGATTCAGAATTCTCCACTAGGACAACCTCAGCAGACACACAACTATGCTCCTCCAATCAACACCAACGTTGCTAGAGCTCAAGGAAATCTTTCAGCTACGAGTCCATATGTTCCCAACGCTGGTCCTTATGCCCCTAATAATCACAATAGGTCTCATTCCCGAGCTAGTTCGTTGGTAGGTGGTGGAAAAGGTAAGGAGATCAATCCGTATGCTCCTGCTTTACCTCCTGTAAGTCATCTGGGtacttctccttcaatCGCTCAGTCTTCATTAACTTCGAGAAACAGAGGTATATCCAACCCTAGAAATATCTACAGCAAGGCCCAGCCAGCTCCAAAGATTTCTAATCCCAACTCGTTGAACCAGAGACAGTTCCCTATCTTCAACTGGAGCAACTCGCAGAAAGTTGTCACTTTAATTCCAAACAGTAGCCATAACTTGTACGAGCTGCACGGAGAATCTATCAGAGTAAGAGCTGCGATAGATTTGCTCAAGGATAAGGAGATGTATTCTACGTTTCCAGGTCCATTGCTGAAGAGTAAAACCAAGAGAAAGGATGTAGAGAAATGGTTAGAATCCAACATTGCTTTGCTCACCACTAACAGTATTGAAAACCAGGATGAGTACTTGCTCAACCAGGTATTGTTGGAGGCAGTGAAGTTTGAAGGTGGTTTCAATTCTCATGAATTCATCAAAGCAGTATGTATGGTATTGAATCCTACAGCAGACTACAATACTCCTGGTGATATTTCGGGGATGACAAGTGTCAGTGCCAATGCCTACAAATTGGACAATGCTGGAATTGGTATTGTATTCGGATTGATTCAGGGAGGTCATATTGACAAAGCGCTTGAATTCACGTTGTCTAAAGGTGACTGGGCTTTAGCTCTTGTTGTATCGAACTTTGCTGGCCACGATCGTTTTGCTAAGGTAGCAGCGGACTATGCAAGATTCAGTTTTCCCTATCAGaagtccaacaacaaaatcCACCACATCATTCCTATTCTTCTCAAGTTGGCTGTAGGAAATGTGAAGAGTGTCATTGACGATTTAAACGCAGTAGCTACAGAAGGTGAATATGCCAGTCATCACTGGCGAGAAATCGTATCCTCTGTAATTATCAGCGGAGTCAGTAAGTCACAGGACTTCTTGGTTGAATTCGGTAAATTTTTGGGTCTTCACCACAACATTGCAGCTTCGGAAATCTGCTATGTAATTGCAGGTTTGCCATTATCCCCTCAGGCCTTACAACCTAGTGGTATAGTAGTTTCTGTAATTGGATCCCTCACTGGCACTTCAATGTACACGGAAGTGTACGAGTACATTTTGAAGATCAGTACTGTATTTGTTCAACAGGGAGTTGGCATTATTCCGCACTTGTTGCCATTGAAGCTCAAACATGCTACTGTTTTGGCTGATTATGGGTTGTTTAACGAATCGCAGAAGTACATTGATagcatcaacaacaacatgaAGACATTGGGTAATCGTTCTCCTTACTTGAATGCTGCGTTCATTCATGAGTTACAGAGTTTGATTGtcagacttcaagaactaGGCTCCAGTGAACTGAGTTGGTTTAGCGGAAAGATGAGTAAAGTAAATCTTGACAATATCTGGGGACAAATTGATAAGTTTATTGGCGGCGAAGAACCCAAGTCCAAGTCCGGCGAGAATGGCGTATTCAGTAAGTTCAGTCCTTctgtttcaagaaacacTTCTACCTTGGATTTTACCGCTATGAatgtttcttcaaacaagTATCCTCATTCTCTGCCACAGATGCCTTCGGGACAGTTTGGATCTTCCTCAATTGCTCCATCTACTGCTGATGGTGTTCTGGTACCAGTTACTAGAGCCATGCCTCCATTGCAATCGTTCAATTCTACTCCTGCTATCAACACCTTAAGCATGAATAGCAAGTACTCACTTCCTCACTTACAACAGACTAAGAATGCCAGTTTCTCTGTTCACTCACAGTCTACGCAAGTACCTCCATCTCATCATCTGACCCCACAGCAGTCACATGTACATCCTAATGTTCCGCTTCATCATGCGGCCGAGTCGAAGTATTCTCCATCGAATGCTTCTCCACAGGTCCCTGACTCTACTGCCTCTCCGTATGTTCCACCAGTAAAGAGAACCACACCTAGAGTTGCTGCTAAAGCAGTGAATGCTACTGGACCATATGTGTATGCTAATCCAGAGGGCCACGTCTCTAATTCTTCGATTGGATCTCATAGGCAGCACGGTTATCATCCTCCTACCAGCCAGACTCCTACTGTGAATGCTAAGAGACATTCTGTAGCCAGCGTTATTTCCAACGAGGCCACACCTAATAGCGAAGTGATTCATTCGCACCACAACCACTCTCCACTGATTCAAAGTGATATCAGTATGGATTATCCACTGGAATTCAAACCTCCCCCCGCAGTCAAGCAAATTGTAGACCATAAGCTTGTATCGGCTCTTAATGATCATGCCCCAGACACCATTGACGAGTCTCCGGAATTTAAGAGTGAAGCTATTGTAGAGAAAGTTCCACCTTTGAGTGCTTCCCAGGAAGTCTCAGGACAGCCATCTGCTGCTTCCACTTCTGTGCCTTCTTCCGAGAAGGCTGCAACTGTGGATGACGAAACTACATCAAGTGCTGCATCTGCTCCACCTCCTCAAAGTAAGGCTTCATTAAAGAAACCAGCAAAGGTCAATCCATATGCTCCAGGTGCCAACAGGTCTGGCACTGCTAGAAAGAGCAAATATGGACCTCCCACGGGAGCTTCCTCTAGCAAGTATTCAGTACCTGCTAACTTGGCTCAGCAGGATGAGCCAATCAATGATGACACCTTGAAGTACGGAAGCATGTTTGATTATAGTGGGTATAAGACAGGAGAGCCAACGGTAGCTGACAACGACAATGTAGAACCGCCTACGCAATCTGAGACTACTTCGAAGCATGCggctgaagaagatgttaCTGAGTTGATAGTTGAGCCCAAGCCTTCTATCCCAGAGAGTCCTAGCGCTCCTAAGATCGTCAGAGAACCAGAAACTTCAGCACCACCTCATTTCAAACAGCCCGAATCGCACTTTGCGCCATTTGGCTATAACACTCCATTGAAGGCTAGAACCAAACATTATGCAAATATCGATGATAGTTTTGACAACTCTGAGGTGTCTGGCGACCAAGATCTTACCGATATCCATACTCCCAGAAAGAGACCATTGATTCTCAACAACGGTCCTCCGCAATTGACAGGCAAAGAATCAATGTTCAATCCTTACCAAGGCGATAGTGGAGTTAATAAGTTTGGACTTGACTTCCCCATTCCCGGCTCTCCAGATTACACCACTAGAGCCAACAGTGTAGTAGATCAGCCCGGCTACTTCTCTTCGAGACTATCGCAATCACAGCAGTCAGCCTTGTACCAACAATACGAAGTAGAGGACGACACTGTGAGAGACTACGTACCaactgtagaagaagacgacgaagaagatgaagatgaagaagataggGATAAGAAGAGATtacaggaagaagaagagaaaagggCCAAGGCAGcttctgaagaagcaaaaaagaaagctTCTGAAGCTGCCGCTAAGAGAGATCCCGGTAGAGGGTGGTTCAATTGGCTGGGTAAGAATGATGGCAAGCCTAAGCCTATCAAGGCCAAGCTTGGAAACCCCAGCACTTTCTACTACGACGAAAAACATAAAAGATGGCTCGACAAGTCTAGGCccattgaagaacaactaCAGGCAGCAGCTcctcctccacctcctGCCATGAAGAAAAAGGCACCTGCAGCTTCTAGTAATATAacagcttcttctggtcCACCTTCAGCTGGCCCACCTCCAGGAATTAATCCATCTGGGGTTGCTCCAACTGCTGCACCTTCTGGTCCTCCACTGGCACCACTGGGAGTTACCAGTGGACCTCCTTCCATCGGAACCGGCCCATCTAACGGAGCCGGAGGTCCACCTTTTGCCAAAGCTACATCTGTACAAAGCAGTGCCCCTAGCCTTGCTAATGCTGGTTTGGATGATTTGCTTTCTATGGGTGGCAGTTCTGTTGCAGGAGGAACTCGTAAAGCAAAGAGAAACACCCGGCGTGGACATATCAATGTGTTTGATAAAAAGTAG